A genomic window from Cytobacillus suaedae includes:
- a CDS encoding DUF421 domain-containing protein, which translates to MDFSWIWKAVLIIVAGTFLLRFAGRKSISQMTLAQTVIMIGIGSLLVQPLAGRNIWVTIGVGAVLILTLIAIEYGQIKSDKLETFITGKSKMIIENGELNVKNIKKMRLTVDQVEMKLRQGNVARISDIKWATLEPNGQIGFLLKDNLQPATKQDVEQIQKDIQEIKMLINQRLPKVKLITKFNEPAVEPTPPASQKQEYDQSDIFSEVNYKSHETPPPKYLQ; encoded by the coding sequence ATGGATTTTAGTTGGATTTGGAAGGCAGTATTAATAATAGTAGCGGGTACTTTTTTACTAAGATTTGCTGGAAGAAAGTCTATCTCACAAATGACCTTAGCACAAACGGTTATTATGATTGGAATTGGGTCTTTGCTTGTACAACCTCTTGCGGGTAGAAATATTTGGGTAACCATTGGAGTAGGTGCTGTCTTAATCCTGACATTAATTGCAATCGAATATGGCCAAATAAAGTCAGATAAACTAGAAACATTTATCACAGGTAAATCTAAGATGATTATTGAAAATGGAGAATTGAATGTAAAGAACATAAAAAAAATGAGATTAACAGTTGACCAGGTTGAAATGAAGTTACGTCAAGGTAATGTTGCCAGGATTTCTGATATAAAGTGGGCTACATTAGAACCAAATGGGCAAATTGGTTTCCTTCTTAAAGATAATCTACAGCCTGCCACAAAACAGGATGTAGAACAAATACAGAAAGATATTCAGGAAATCAAAATGCTGATTAATCAGCGATTACCTAAAGTTAAATTAATTACAAAGTTTAATGAACCTGCTGTTGAACCTACGCCACCTGCATCACAAAAGCAAGAATACGATCAGTCAGATATCTTTTCTGAAGTTAACTATAAGTCACATGAAACACCACCGCCTAAGTATCTACAGTAA
- a CDS encoding helix-turn-helix domain-containing protein has protein sequence MEQTLKITNVLSDPTRYYIYQFVIRRHGEVTVQEIADEFNIHPNVARLHLTKLEDVNMLISETKKTGKGGRPSRLYRLSDDVVQLHFPARDYKLLAKIAIRSMMSLGEAGKVALYETGRVFGQELVSSHLSANIGAPLDLSFDQKLEILKDASDTAGFYPEFHHNLDKSKIFFKIYNCPFKEIAKTNHETICTMHFAFLNGMFSVLFNDVELIEEENMMLNCESCSYQALISN, from the coding sequence ATGGAACAAACATTAAAGATTACAAACGTACTGTCTGATCCAACACGTTATTATATTTATCAGTTTGTTATTAGAAGACATGGGGAAGTAACAGTTCAAGAAATTGCTGATGAATTCAATATTCATCCAAATGTAGCTAGACTACATTTAACTAAATTAGAAGATGTAAACATGTTGATATCAGAGACTAAAAAGACTGGAAAAGGTGGAAGACCTAGTAGGCTATATCGGTTGTCTGATGATGTAGTACAGTTGCACTTCCCAGCGCGTGACTATAAACTTCTCGCTAAGATTGCTATTCGGTCAATGATGTCACTCGGTGAGGCAGGTAAAGTTGCATTATATGAAACTGGGAGAGTGTTTGGCCAAGAGCTAGTTTCTAGCCATTTATCAGCAAATATCGGCGCACCCTTAGACCTATCCTTTGATCAAAAATTAGAAATTCTAAAGGATGCTTCAGATACAGCTGGGTTTTACCCTGAATTTCATCATAATCTAGATAAATCAAAAATCTTTTTTAAAATCTATAATTGTCCTTTTAAGGAGATTGCAAAAACGAATCATGAAACCATCTGTACAATGCATTTTGCCTTTTTAAATGGAATGTTTTCTGTCTTATTTAATGATGTAGAGTTAATTGAAGAAGAAAATATGATGTTAAATTGTGAATCTTGCAGCTATCAAGCACTTATTTCGAATTAA
- a CDS encoding DUF2626 domain-containing protein: MDRMFRVLGFWTGIFAVMFYLGHMEQTALLFFAQTGFFILLSYLKLSERMYIYVFGAYLAIFFAGFTYWTTFMMVPGATH; the protein is encoded by the coding sequence ATGGATCGTATGTTCCGCGTATTAGGATTTTGGACAGGTATATTCGCCGTAATGTTTTACCTTGGTCACATGGAGCAAACTGCATTACTTTTCTTTGCTCAAACTGGATTCTTTATTCTTTTAAGTTATTTAAAATTGTCTGAGCGTATGTATATTTATGTTTTCGGCGCATATTTAGCAATTTTCTTTGCTGGATTTACCTACTGGACAACATTTATGATGGTTCCTGGGGCAACCCATTAA
- a CDS encoding SAM-dependent methyltransferase yields the protein MIDYLKHVISESETGQIPYDDYMNIVLYHPEIGYYMKPKEKIGKGGDFITTSNISNVFGTLFANVFHKLLQKGDIKPHLCEIGGGNGRFAKAILDELQRIDSELYGNLTYTLIESSSYHQSLQQSILEAHRGIQQFQSLEDMQKIYPEFNGILFSNELYDAFPVKVIEKQNNELYEVMVGLDSEGELVESSTLLTNEAILTYLEEQKIFLKDKQRFEIPLAMQDHIQKLGSWLNKGIVITVDYGYTNEEWMEPEHSKGSLRGYYKHQLYENPLEHPGEMDLTTHIHFDSLITTGEKNGLHYVTKLRQDRFLLAAGILDYLQEHHDTNPFSEKSKQNRALRSLIMEGSMSAAFHVVIQEKNVLLNWDEILKTW from the coding sequence ATGATAGATTATTTAAAACATGTAATTTCTGAGTCTGAAACAGGTCAAATTCCTTATGATGACTATATGAATATCGTATTATACCATCCTGAAATCGGGTATTACATGAAACCAAAAGAAAAGATTGGGAAGGGCGGAGACTTTATTACGACCAGCAACATTTCCAATGTTTTTGGGACTCTTTTTGCTAACGTCTTTCACAAGTTGTTACAAAAAGGGGATATAAAGCCTCACCTTTGCGAGATTGGTGGAGGAAATGGACGGTTCGCTAAAGCGATTTTGGATGAGCTGCAGCGGATAGATTCTGAGCTCTATGGTAACCTAACCTATACATTAATTGAAAGTAGCTCTTACCATCAATCACTTCAGCAAAGCATACTAGAAGCTCATCGTGGCATTCAGCAATTCCAAAGTCTAGAGGACATGCAAAAGATATATCCTGAGTTTAACGGTATACTCTTCTCAAATGAACTGTATGATGCCTTTCCGGTGAAAGTAATTGAAAAGCAAAATAATGAACTGTATGAGGTCATGGTTGGTCTAGATAGCGAAGGTGAATTAGTTGAAAGCTCCACCCTGTTGACAAATGAAGCGATCCTTACATACTTGGAGGAACAAAAGATCTTCCTGAAGGACAAGCAGCGATTTGAAATTCCTCTGGCAATGCAAGACCATATTCAAAAGCTTGGAAGTTGGCTTAACAAGGGGATAGTAATCACAGTGGATTATGGGTACACAAATGAAGAATGGATGGAGCCTGAGCATAGCAAAGGTAGTCTTAGAGGATATTACAAGCATCAACTATATGAGAATCCTTTGGAGCATCCAGGTGAGATGGATTTAACCACGCATATACATTTTGATTCATTGATTACAACAGGTGAAAAGAATGGACTACATTATGTTACAAAATTAAGGCAAGATCGTTTTCTATTAGCTGCAGGTATCCTGGACTACTTACAGGAACATCACGATACAAATCCTTTTTCAGAGAAAAGTAAGCAAAACCGTGCACTTCGATCCTTGATTATGGAAGGAAGTATGAGTGCAGCGTTTCATGTAGTTATCCAAGAAAAAAATGTATTACTAAACTGGGATGAAATCTTAAAAACATGGTAA
- a CDS encoding MBL fold metallo-hydrolase yields MKWQRVPLGPLSTNAYILSNQQKECVIFDPGGDGQKLISTLNRQGLKPVAILLTHAHFDHIGAVDEVRNNYGIKVYIHESEKNWLGDSSLNGSRFFMGNEVRIKDADVLIKEEGKLTVGEFTFELFHTPGHSPGSVSFYHEEAEVVFSGDALFAGSIGRTDLPGGNSELLLSSIHKKLLTLPEDTIVLSGHGPETTIQAEMDDNPFLHGF; encoded by the coding sequence ATGAAATGGCAAAGAGTTCCACTTGGTCCCTTATCGACCAATGCTTATATTTTATCTAATCAACAGAAAGAATGTGTAATATTTGACCCAGGTGGTGACGGTCAAAAATTGATTTCTACTCTTAATCGTCAGGGACTTAAGCCGGTAGCAATATTATTAACACATGCTCATTTCGATCATATAGGGGCAGTGGATGAAGTTAGAAACAATTATGGTATTAAAGTGTACATACATGAAAGTGAGAAAAACTGGCTAGGGGATTCTTCGTTAAATGGTTCAAGATTCTTTATGGGGAATGAAGTTAGAATTAAAGACGCAGATGTCCTCATAAAAGAAGAAGGGAAGCTAACGGTAGGTGAATTTACGTTTGAATTATTCCATACACCAGGACATTCACCAGGAAGTGTTTCTTTCTACCACGAGGAAGCTGAAGTAGTCTTTTCAGGTGACGCTTTATTTGCAGGAAGTATTGGACGTACAGATCTTCCTGGGGGGAACTCTGAGCTACTTCTTTCAAGCATCCATAAGAAGCTGCTAACATTACCAGAAGATACAATCGTTCTGTCAGGACATGGGCCAGAGACAACTATTCAGGCTGAAATGGATGATAATCCGTTTTTACATGGGTTTTAG
- a CDS encoding DUF2759 domain-containing protein: protein MGLVIIFALVTIFSIFGALHSIRTKNLLGIMFSLGTVAVFGWFTIMTVLNSGFPVAH, encoded by the coding sequence ATGGGTCTAGTAATTATTTTTGCATTAGTAACTATTTTTTCTATTTTTGGTGCATTACACTCGATTCGTACTAAAAACCTACTTGGGATTATGTTTTCTCTAGGAACTGTAGCTGTTTTTGGTTGGTTCACAATCATGACAGTATTAAACAGTGGTTTCCCTGTAGCACACTAA
- a CDS encoding MTH1187 family thiamine-binding protein → MAIVDVTVIPIGTDSPSVSNYVAEIQKTLESFKDKGVIDYQLTPMSTLIEGELPTLFEVIQAIHEAPFNQGIQRVATNIRIDDRRDKKVKMNDKLQSVRNKM, encoded by the coding sequence TTGGCTATTGTAGATGTAACCGTTATTCCGATAGGGACAGATTCCCCAAGTGTAAGTAATTATGTTGCTGAGATTCAAAAAACACTAGAAAGTTTTAAGGATAAAGGTGTTATAGACTATCAGTTAACACCTATGAGCACACTAATTGAAGGAGAATTACCTACCCTCTTTGAAGTGATTCAGGCGATTCATGAGGCACCTTTTAATCAAGGTATTCAGCGAGTAGCAACAAATATTCGAATCGATGACAGACGTGATAAAAAAGTTAAAATGAATGATAAGCTTCAAAGCGTTCGTAACAAAATGTAA
- a CDS encoding LysM peptidoglycan-binding domain-containing protein, protein MRIRVRTGDSLWYYSQLFALPLQLVLDSNHSIIESNLQVGQEIKIPGFRKFTYTIKKGDTFWGVATKRNIAVDAIQLLNPDVDPNTLQIGQEIFVPSRITEPIVNSKREYDSALMYKDLDELTDIYPFVRYQSIGKSVLGSDIQEIQIGNGPKHVHINGSFHANEWITTAIIMKFVNQFLLSLTNMTSLQGFTTNPFYQEVTLSIVPMVNPDGVDLVLNGPPTRAPFKSDVVEINNGSLDFSNWKANIRGVDLNNQYPAKWEIEKERKEPKAPAPRDYPGDAPLTEPEAIAMAELTRQRDFARVVAFHTQGEEFYWGYENLEPAYSEVIANEFERVSGYKSVQVIDSHAGYKDWFIQEWQRPGFTIELGEGVNPLPLTQFDEIYEESLGIFLASMYM, encoded by the coding sequence ATGCGAATTAGAGTTCGAACAGGAGATTCACTCTGGTACTACAGTCAGTTGTTTGCACTACCTTTACAGCTAGTTCTTGATTCTAACCATTCCATAATTGAGTCAAATCTTCAGGTTGGCCAAGAGATTAAGATACCAGGTTTCCGAAAGTTTACCTATACAATTAAAAAAGGTGACACCTTTTGGGGAGTTGCCACAAAAAGAAATATTGCAGTTGATGCCATTCAATTGTTAAATCCGGACGTTGATCCAAATACACTTCAGATTGGTCAAGAAATATTTGTGCCATCAAGGATAACAGAGCCGATTGTAAATTCTAAAAGAGAATATGACTCAGCTTTAATGTATAAGGATCTTGATGAATTAACTGATATATATCCGTTCGTACGATATCAATCCATTGGTAAATCGGTATTGGGTAGTGATATTCAAGAAATTCAAATTGGTAACGGACCTAAACATGTTCACATTAACGGCTCATTTCATGCAAACGAATGGATCACTACAGCCATCATTATGAAATTTGTAAATCAGTTTTTACTTTCCCTAACGAATATGACATCCCTACAGGGTTTTACGACAAATCCATTTTATCAGGAGGTAACCCTTTCAATTGTTCCTATGGTAAACCCTGATGGGGTTGATTTGGTGCTGAATGGCCCTCCAACTAGAGCACCTTTTAAAAGCGATGTAGTCGAAATAAATAATGGAAGCCTTGATTTTTCTAATTGGAAGGCCAATATACGTGGTGTTGACTTAAATAATCAATACCCTGCAAAATGGGAAATCGAAAAAGAGCGCAAGGAACCTAAAGCTCCTGCTCCACGAGACTATCCTGGTGATGCTCCACTGACAGAGCCGGAGGCAATTGCAATGGCAGAGTTAACGAGACAAAGAGATTTTGCTCGAGTAGTAGCCTTCCACACCCAAGGGGAAGAATTCTATTGGGGTTACGAGAATTTGGAACCAGCTTATTCAGAAGTGATTGCCAATGAATTTGAAAGAGTGAGTGGATATAAGTCTGTCCAGGTTATTGATAGTCATGCTGGTTACAAGGATTGGTTCATTCAAGAATGGCAGCGTCCTGGCTTTACAATTGAATTAGGAGAAGGAGTCAATCCTTTACCTCTAACTCAATTTGATGAGATATACGAGGAAAGCCTAGGTATATTTTTAGCCAGCATGTATATGTAG
- a CDS encoding LTA synthase family protein, protein MRKFSFSKIKFLALTTVLLWIKTYIVYKTSFDIKIESPMQEFILFINPLSFLLLVFGLAFFIKEKRRNAYILTVSIITSLILFANVVFYRFFNDFITIPVLFQTSNMGDLGSSFTELFKFTDLLLFVDVAVIFAIVLLKPNFASIESFTKRERRTYFITVAAVFFFNLGLAEAERPQLLTRTFDREMLVKNIGTYNYHIYDIVLQSKSSAQRAMADSSSFIEIENFLKANQKKPNEDLYGVAQGKNVIVISLESTQSFVINEKIDGEEITPFLNDFIKESYYFDNFYHQTGQGKTSDSEFLLDTSLYPISRGAVFFTHSGNEFTATPEIIKDYGYFSSVLHANDKSFWNRDIMYGSLGYDRFFEINDYVVNEENSVGWGLKDLDFFEQSIAHLKSQPQPFYSKFITLTNHFPFELDEEDKMVNEFTSNSRTLNRYFPTVRYQDEAVKHFITRLKEEGLYENSIIIMYGDHYGISENHNVAMGQFLGREVTPFESVQLQRVPFIIHIPGVTDKDPQTNSKVSGQIDLKPTILHLLGIDTKDDVHFGSDVFSNQKLSFAVLRDGSFITENYVYTKNTCYDKQTGEPTKEAYCEPFMKKAKQELDYSDQIVYGDLLRFYNGKSYQDQSQNLNQ, encoded by the coding sequence ATGGATAAAAACCTATATAGTCTATAAAACTAGCTTTGATATAAAAATAGAGTCTCCTATGCAGGAGTTTATACTTTTTATAAATCCATTAAGTTTTTTACTATTAGTATTTGGCCTAGCATTCTTTATTAAAGAGAAGAGAAGAAATGCATATATACTAACAGTAAGTATCATTACATCGTTAATTTTATTTGCGAATGTTGTATTTTATCGTTTCTTTAATGACTTTATTACAATTCCAGTCTTGTTCCAAACGAGCAATATGGGGGATTTAGGTAGCAGCTTCACAGAATTATTTAAGTTTACAGATTTACTTTTATTTGTTGATGTTGCAGTGATCTTTGCTATTGTGTTACTTAAGCCAAACTTTGCAAGTATTGAGTCATTTACGAAGAGAGAACGCAGAACGTACTTTATTACTGTTGCTGCAGTGTTCTTCTTTAACCTTGGCTTAGCAGAAGCAGAAAGACCACAATTGTTAACTCGTACGTTTGATAGAGAAATGCTAGTAAAGAATATTGGTACGTATAACTATCACATTTATGATATTGTGCTACAATCCAAATCTTCGGCACAACGTGCAATGGCTGATAGTAGTTCATTTATTGAAATTGAGAACTTTTTAAAGGCTAACCAAAAGAAGCCGAATGAAGATTTATATGGAGTTGCACAAGGTAAAAATGTTATTGTTATTTCTTTAGAGTCTACTCAAAGCTTTGTTATTAATGAAAAGATTGACGGTGAAGAAATCACTCCATTTTTAAATGATTTTATTAAAGAAAGTTACTACTTTGATAACTTTTATCACCAAACAGGTCAAGGTAAAACATCTGATTCAGAGTTTTTATTAGATACTTCACTGTATCCAATCAGCAGAGGAGCAGTCTTCTTCACACATAGTGGAAATGAATTTACTGCTACTCCTGAGATCATTAAAGACTATGGTTACTTCTCTTCGGTTCTACATGCGAATGACAAGAGTTTCTGGAATCGTGACATTATGTATGGTTCATTAGGCTATGATCGTTTCTTTGAAATTAATGATTATGTAGTAAATGAGGAAAACTCAGTAGGTTGGGGACTAAAGGATTTAGATTTCTTTGAACAATCCATTGCACATCTAAAATCTCAACCACAGCCGTTTTATTCAAAATTTATTACATTAACAAATCACTTCCCGTTTGAACTAGATGAAGAAGATAAAATGGTAAACGAGTTTACTTCAAATAGCCGAACATTGAATCGCTATTTTCCAACTGTTCGTTACCAAGATGAGGCTGTTAAACACTTCATTACTCGTTTAAAAGAAGAAGGTTTGTATGAGAATTCGATTATTATTATGTATGGTGACCATTACGGTATCTCTGAAAACCATAACGTAGCAATGGGTCAATTCTTAGGTCGTGAAGTGACACCATTTGAATCAGTACAGCTTCAACGTGTACCGTTTATTATTCATATCCCAGGTGTAACAGATAAGGACCCACAAACTAATTCTAAAGTATCTGGACAGATAGATTTAAAGCCAACCATTCTTCATTTATTAGGTATTGATACGAAGGATGATGTCCACTTTGGTTCAGACGTATTTTCAAATCAAAAATTATCATTTGCTGTTTTAAGAGATGGTAGTTTCATCACTGAAAACTATGTTTATACAAAAAATACGTGTTATGATAAACAAACTGGTGAACCGACAAAAGAGGCATATTGTGAGCCATTTATGAAAAAGGCTAAGCAAGAATTAGATTACTCCGATCAAATCGTTTATGGAGATCTACTACGTTTCTATAATGGAAAGTCTTATCAAGATCAATCACAAAACTTAAATCAATAA